From Streptomyces sp. NBC_00690, a single genomic window includes:
- a CDS encoding PIG-L family deacetylase: MTDRPLTLMAVHAHPDDEATGTGGVLARYAAEGIRTVLVTCTDGGCGDGPGGVKPGDPGHDPAAVASMRRQELQASCDVLKISDLEMLDYADSGMMGWPSNEAPGSFWQTPVQEGAARLAELMRHYRPDVVVTYDENGFYGHPDHIQAHRITMAALEMTELTPKVYWTTMPRSGMQRFGEIMHEFHEDMPEPDPAEAAAMAEIGLPDDEITTWVDTIAFSSQKFDALAAHASQGENIFFLKMGKERFGELMGMETFLRVQDATGAAIPENDLFAGLR; encoded by the coding sequence ATGACTGACCGGCCCTTGACGCTCATGGCCGTACACGCACACCCCGACGACGAGGCCACCGGAACCGGAGGGGTCCTCGCGCGGTACGCGGCGGAAGGCATCCGCACGGTTCTCGTGACCTGTACCGACGGCGGTTGCGGTGATGGACCGGGGGGTGTCAAGCCGGGCGATCCAGGGCACGATCCGGCGGCGGTCGCCTCGATGCGCCGTCAAGAACTCCAGGCGAGCTGTGACGTCCTGAAGATCAGCGATCTGGAGATGCTGGACTATGCCGACTCCGGAATGATGGGTTGGCCGAGCAACGAAGCCCCCGGATCCTTCTGGCAGACCCCCGTGCAGGAAGGCGCGGCCCGACTCGCGGAACTCATGCGGCACTACCGACCTGATGTGGTTGTCACCTACGACGAGAACGGCTTCTACGGCCATCCCGACCACATCCAGGCCCATCGCATCACGATGGCGGCGCTGGAGATGACCGAGCTGACACCGAAGGTGTACTGGACCACGATGCCCCGCTCGGGGATGCAGCGGTTCGGCGAGATCATGCACGAGTTCCATGAGGACATGCCGGAGCCGGATCCTGCCGAGGCCGCCGCGATGGCCGAGATTGGCCTCCCCGACGATGAGATCACCACCTGGGTGGACACCATCGCGTTCAGCAGTCAGAAGTTCGACGCGTTGGCCGCGCACGCCAGTCAGGGCGAGAACATCTTCTTCCTCAAGATGGGCAAGGAGAGGTTCGGCGAGCTGATGGGCATGGAGACCTTCCTACGCGTCCAGGACGCCACCGGCGCCGCCATACCCGAGAACGATCTCTTCGCCGGACTGCGCTGA
- a CDS encoding DNA polymerase III subunit beta family protein has product MDEIEGLLSIGTFARRVGLAPSALRFYDDCGVLRPTRVDATTGYRYYDADQEPRAALVRRLREAGLPLMDASLVLDGTAEEARDVLEKHARRTRVTAAAAQSAIDDILSDLPLGRRRAQALVGGAELSSAVRQVAFAVATAATRESFPELGCVLLELGHQEIRLVATDRHRMAVRVLRPHSQPFECETCQVLIDLADLRDATSWALSQALVTVEVDGSVVRMRGEGEVRLLNAFDGVFPDYRMVLDGLAAARHRLVIDREALRRALAMSSPGETITLHTNEQQQLVLSSAGPSPLPEAGGLRAICTGPPLRIAFDPAVLLPALDASVGPDVLVEVSSATEPVVVRSADQGSFTTLVMPVRDTVSDD; this is encoded by the coding sequence ATGGACGAGATCGAAGGTCTGTTGAGCATCGGGACATTCGCCCGCCGGGTGGGATTGGCGCCGAGTGCCCTGAGGTTCTACGACGACTGCGGAGTGCTTCGGCCCACCCGGGTGGATGCGACGACCGGCTATCGCTACTACGACGCGGATCAGGAACCGCGCGCCGCTCTGGTCCGGCGCCTCCGGGAGGCCGGCCTGCCGCTCATGGATGCCTCACTGGTCCTGGACGGCACCGCCGAGGAGGCGCGGGACGTGCTGGAGAAGCATGCTCGGCGAACGCGCGTCACGGCGGCTGCCGCACAGTCGGCGATCGACGACATCCTCAGTGACCTTCCGTTGGGGCGGCGCAGGGCACAGGCGCTCGTCGGCGGGGCGGAGTTGTCGAGTGCCGTGCGACAAGTGGCGTTCGCGGTCGCCACGGCCGCGACCCGAGAGAGCTTTCCGGAACTCGGCTGTGTACTGCTCGAACTCGGCCATCAGGAGATTCGCTTGGTTGCCACCGACCGTCATCGAATGGCCGTGCGGGTGCTGCGCCCCCACTCCCAGCCCTTCGAGTGCGAGACCTGCCAGGTACTGATCGACCTGGCCGATCTGAGAGACGCTACCTCGTGGGCGCTGTCCCAGGCGCTTGTCACCGTTGAGGTCGACGGTTCGGTCGTACGGATGCGGGGCGAAGGCGAGGTCCGCCTCCTGAACGCCTTCGACGGGGTGTTTCCCGACTACCGGATGGTTCTGGACGGTCTTGCCGCAGCCCGGCACCGGCTGGTCATCGACCGGGAGGCCCTCCGGAGGGCCCTGGCCATGAGCTCGCCGGGGGAGACGATCACCCTGCACACGAATGAGCAGCAGCAACTGGTGCTCTCCAGCGCTGGCCCAAGCCCGCTCCCCGAGGCCGGGGGCCTCCGGGCCATCTGCACCGGGCCGCCCCTGCGCATCGCCTTCGATCCAGCGGTGCTACTACCTGCACTGGATGCCAGTGTGGGGCCCGATGTCCTGGTGGAAGTCTCGTCGGCGACAGAGCCGGTCGTGGTTCGCTCCGCCGACCAGGGCAGCTTCACGACCCTGGTCATGCCGGTCCGCGACACCGTCTCGGACGACTGA
- a CDS encoding MarR family winged helix-turn-helix transcriptional regulator produces the protein MAETEPSYTWLAQGWSAFSLLHGRIEADIERALERAHGLSVREFSLLEVLSRQHGDVRGHLQMKQVAEAIILSQSATTRLVSRLESRGLLRRYLCDTDRRGIYTDVTDAGLALLAAARPTHDTALRAALDQAATDPTLTSLVRTVEELRVPA, from the coding sequence ATGGCCGAGACCGAACCCTCGTACACCTGGCTCGCCCAGGGCTGGTCCGCCTTCTCTTTGCTCCACGGCAGAATCGAGGCCGACATCGAACGGGCTCTGGAGAGAGCCCATGGGCTGAGCGTGCGGGAGTTCTCCTTGCTGGAGGTCCTGAGCCGTCAGCATGGCGATGTTCGCGGCCATCTTCAGATGAAGCAGGTCGCTGAAGCGATCATCCTCAGCCAAAGCGCCACCACCCGCCTGGTCAGCCGTCTCGAGAGCCGTGGGCTGCTGCGCCGCTATCTCTGTGACACCGATCGCCGTGGAATCTATACGGATGTGACGGACGCAGGTCTGGCCCTGCTAGCTGCGGCCCGCCCCACGCATGACACAGCGCTGCGTGCGGCTCTCGACCAGGCAGCCACAGATCCCACTCTGACGTCCCTGGTACGGACCGTCGAGGAGCTTCGAGTCCCTGCCTAG
- the dnaB gene encoding replicative DNA helicase — MDDPWAAETGPGDRLPVSRQRRNDQRGGGREDQHERGRDNGGWDGGSSGFERVPPQDLDAEQSVLGGMLLSKDAIADVVEIIKGHDFYRPAHETVYTAILDLYAKGEPADPITVAAELVKRGEITRVGGAPYLHTLVQSVPTAANASYYAEIVHERAVLRRLVEAGTKITQMGYAADGDVDEIVNSAQAEIYAVTEQRTSEDYLPLGEIMEGALDEIEAIGSRSGEMTGVPTGFTDFDSLTNGLHPGQMIVIAARPAMGKSTLALDFARACSIKNNLPSVIFSLEMGRNEIAMRLLSAEARVALHHMRSGTMTDDDWTRLARRMPDVSQAPLYIDDSPNLSMMEIRAKCRRLKQRNNLKLVVIDYLQLMQSGGSKRAESRQQEVSDMSRNLKLLAKELEVPVIALSQLNRGPEQRTDKKPMVSDLRESGSIEQDADMVILLHREDAYEKESPRAGEADLIVAKHRNGPTATITVAFQGHYSRFVDMAQT; from the coding sequence TTGGACGACCCGTGGGCGGCCGAAACCGGCCCCGGCGATCGTCTGCCCGTCTCCCGCCAACGCCGCAACGACCAGCGCGGCGGTGGCCGCGAGGACCAGCACGAGCGCGGGCGGGACAACGGCGGTTGGGACGGAGGCTCCTCCGGCTTCGAGCGGGTTCCCCCGCAGGACCTCGACGCGGAACAGTCCGTTCTCGGTGGCATGCTCCTCTCCAAGGACGCGATCGCCGATGTCGTGGAGATCATCAAGGGCCATGACTTCTATCGGCCCGCGCACGAGACCGTCTACACGGCCATCCTCGACCTCTATGCCAAGGGCGAGCCCGCGGACCCCATCACCGTGGCGGCGGAACTGGTCAAGCGGGGAGAGATCACCCGTGTCGGCGGTGCCCCCTATCTCCACACCCTCGTGCAGTCGGTGCCCACCGCAGCGAACGCCTCCTACTACGCGGAGATCGTCCATGAGCGGGCCGTGCTGCGGCGGCTGGTGGAGGCAGGCACCAAGATCACACAAATGGGATACGCGGCCGACGGTGACGTCGACGAGATCGTCAACTCCGCCCAGGCCGAGATCTACGCGGTCACCGAGCAGCGCACCAGCGAGGACTACCTCCCCCTCGGCGAGATCATGGAAGGTGCGCTCGACGAGATCGAGGCGATCGGGTCCCGTAGCGGTGAGATGACCGGTGTGCCCACGGGCTTCACCGATTTCGACTCGCTGACGAACGGACTGCACCCGGGCCAGATGATCGTGATCGCCGCGCGTCCGGCGATGGGCAAGTCGACCCTGGCACTGGACTTCGCCCGAGCCTGTTCGATCAAGAACAATCTGCCCAGCGTGATCTTCTCCCTGGAAATGGGACGCAACGAGATCGCGATGCGACTGCTCTCCGCCGAGGCCCGGGTGGCACTGCACCACATGCGGTCCGGCACCATGACCGACGACGACTGGACGCGCCTGGCGCGTCGGATGCCGGACGTCTCCCAGGCTCCCCTGTACATCGATGACTCCCCCAACCTCTCCATGATGGAGATCCGGGCGAAGTGCCGAAGGCTGAAGCAGCGCAACAACCTCAAACTGGTGGTCATCGACTACCTTCAGCTGATGCAGTCCGGCGGCTCCAAGCGAGCCGAGAGCCGACAGCAAGAGGTCTCGGACATGTCCCGTAACCTCAAGCTCCTCGCGAAGGAGCTAGAGGTCCCGGTCATCGCCCTCTCCCAGCTCAACCGTGGCCCTGAGCAGCGCACCGACAAGAAGCCCATGGTCTCCGACCTGCGTGAATCGGGATCCATCGAGCAGGACGCGGACATGGTGATCCTGCTGCACCGCGAGGACGCGTACGAGAAGGAGTCCCCCCGGGCGGGTGAGGCAGACCTGATCGTCGCCAAGCACCGTAATGGCCCCACAGCGACGATCACGGTTGCCTTCCAAGGGCACTATTCGCGGTTCGTGGACATGGCGCAGACCTGA
- a CDS encoding GNAT family N-acetyltransferase — protein MPTSLPDSPHIRRLTREDLLFCADLSENRGWPREEHKWSLLLTAGTAYGIDDPSGKGLAACCTVMSYGPELAAIGMMLVAEQYARQGIGRRLMQHVLKEASGTPLTLHATPQGQLLYEGLGFTAVGRAEMVRGRFRPPADVAWAASITRPATAEDLPSIVRLDTEVFGPDRTHMITRLPAFADHLRVAEENGELTGYAAAWPNMETHVIGPLIARDTRTAQALITSLAPATDRPFRTDIDDRHQELLTWLKAHGLHSVAFNTVMTHGIDELPGDWSRRFAPLSVAAG, from the coding sequence CTGCGCCGACCTCTCGGAGAATCGCGGATGGCCCAGGGAAGAGCACAAGTGGTCCCTGCTGCTGACCGCGGGAACCGCCTACGGCATCGATGACCCCTCCGGCAAGGGACTGGCCGCCTGTTGCACCGTGATGTCCTACGGTCCCGAACTGGCTGCGATCGGCATGATGTTGGTGGCCGAGCAGTATGCGCGCCAAGGCATCGGCCGACGCTTGATGCAACATGTCCTCAAGGAGGCGAGCGGCACACCGCTCACGCTGCATGCCACCCCGCAAGGGCAACTGCTCTATGAGGGGCTGGGCTTCACGGCCGTGGGACGGGCAGAGATGGTCCGCGGACGCTTCCGGCCCCCGGCGGATGTCGCCTGGGCTGCTTCCATCACCCGGCCTGCAACCGCCGAGGATCTGCCCAGCATCGTACGTCTCGACACAGAAGTGTTCGGTCCGGACCGAACCCATATGATCACGCGCCTACCGGCCTTCGCCGACCATCTTCGTGTGGCCGAGGAGAACGGCGAGCTGACGGGTTACGCCGCAGCCTGGCCCAATATGGAAACCCATGTCATCGGACCTCTGATCGCCCGGGACACCCGAACCGCACAGGCACTGATCACTTCGCTCGCCCCGGCCACGGACCGGCCCTTCCGCACCGATATCGACGATCGTCATCAAGAACTTCTGACCTGGTTGAAGGCACATGGTCTGCACTCCGTCGCTTTCAACACCGTGATGACCCATGGGATCGACGAGCTGCCCGGTGATTGGTCCCGCCGCTTCGCACCACTCTCGGTGGCAGCCGGCTGA
- a CDS encoding single-stranded DNA-binding protein → MAGETVITVVGNLVDDPELRFTASGAAVAKFRIASTPRMFDKQTNEWKDGDSLFLTCSVWRQAAENVAESLQRGMRVVVQGRLKQRSYDDREGVKRTVYELDVEEVGPSLKNATAKVTKTTGRGGQGGYGGGGGQQQGGGSWGGNSGGQQGGGGAAPADDPWATSAPASGGQQQQGGGGGGWGGSSGGASGGSGGGYSDEPPF, encoded by the coding sequence ATGGCAGGCGAGACCGTCATCACGGTCGTCGGCAATCTCGTCGACGACCCCGAGCTGCGCTTCACCGCATCCGGTGCGGCGGTCGCGAAGTTCCGTATCGCGTCCACTCCCCGCATGTTCGACAAGCAGACCAATGAGTGGAAGGACGGCGACAGCCTGTTCCTGACCTGCTCGGTCTGGCGTCAGGCGGCGGAGAATGTCGCAGAGTCGCTGCAACGCGGTATGCGTGTTGTCGTGCAGGGCCGTTTGAAGCAGCGGTCCTACGACGACCGCGAAGGCGTCAAGCGCACGGTCTACGAGCTGGACGTCGAGGAAGTCGGCCCCAGTCTCAAGAACGCCACGGCCAAGGTCACCAAGACCACCGGTCGAGGTGGCCAGGGCGGCTACGGCGGTGGCGGCGGTCAGCAGCAGGGCGGCGGTAGCTGGGGTGGAAACTCTGGTGGCCAGCAGGGCGGCGGCGGGGCAGCACCCGCAGACGACCCGTGGGCCACGAGTGCTCCGGCCAGCGGCGGTCAGCAGCAGCAGGGCGGCGGCGGAGGCGGCTGGGGCGGAAGCTCCGGCGGTGCTTCCGGTGGCTCTGGCGGCGGCTACTCGGACGAGCCCCCCTTCTAG
- the rpsR gene encoding 30S ribosomal protein S18, producing MAKPPVRKPKKKVCAFCKDKTVYVDYKDTNMLRKFISDRGKIRARRVTGNCTQHQRDVATAVKNSREMALLPYTSTAR from the coding sequence ATGGCGAAGCCGCCTGTGCGCAAGCCGAAGAAGAAGGTCTGCGCATTCTGCAAGGACAAGACCGTATACGTGGACTACAAGGACACGAACATGCTGCGGAAGTTCATTTCCGACCGTGGCAAGATCCGTGCCCGCCGCGTTACCGGCAACTGCACGCAGCATCAGCGTGACGTCGCCACGGCCGTGAAGAACAGCCGTGAGATGGCGCTGCTGCCCTACACGTCCACCGCGCGCTAA
- a CDS encoding GNAT family N-acetyltransferase, with protein MSDLEIRPAEDADLPSIVAMLADDVLGATRESPHDLTPYRSAFERLKADPHQHPTVAVRGGTVVGTLQLTIIPGLSRGGATRALIEGVRVHANERGSGLGRQLIEWAIEESRRQNCQLVQLTSDVSRVDAHRFYERLGFVASHIGFKLPL; from the coding sequence ATGAGCGATCTTGAGATACGCCCCGCCGAGGACGCCGACCTTCCGTCGATCGTGGCCATGCTCGCTGATGATGTGCTGGGAGCCACACGGGAGTCTCCCCACGACCTCACTCCGTACAGGAGCGCGTTCGAGCGACTCAAGGCCGATCCACATCAACACCCGACCGTTGCGGTACGCGGGGGCACGGTGGTGGGGACGCTCCAGCTCACCATCATTCCGGGGCTCTCCCGAGGCGGCGCCACCCGAGCTCTGATCGAAGGCGTTCGGGTACACGCCAATGAGCGCGGCAGCGGCCTCGGAAGGCAGTTGATCGAGTGGGCTATTGAAGAATCGCGCCGCCAGAACTGCCAACTGGTCCAGTTGACATCGGATGTCTCCCGCGTTGACGCCCATCGCTTCTATGAGCGGTTGGGCTTTGTCGCCTCTCACATCGGCTTCAAACTGCCGCTCTGA
- a CDS encoding MATE family efflux transporter yields MTQAPTAPKALRRRHDREIVALAVPAFGALVAEPLFVIVDSAIVGHLGTHQLAGLAIAASLLLTAVSIFVFLAYATTAAVARRVGSGDLPAAIRQGMDGIWLAAFLGLAMVALTFPSAPWLIDVLGASDTAAPYAITYLQISSFGIPAMLIVFAATGVLRGLQDTKTPLYVAIGGFTANAILNVVLVYGAGWGIAGSAWGTVLAQFGMAIAYLAVVIRGARRHNASLRPDAAGIRASAQAGAPLLIRTLSLRAVLMIATAVAARLGDTDVAAHQIVLSLWSLMAFALDAIAIAGQAIVGRYLGAGDAEGARQVCRRMVQWGVASGVVLGILLMALRPLFVPLFSGDQAVHDTLFPALLVIAVSQPIAGVVFVLDGVLMGAGDGPYLAWAMLATLAVFAPVALLVPSLGGGLTALWWAMTLMMTMRLVTLWLRMRSGRWIVVGATR; encoded by the coding sequence ATGACACAGGCACCCACGGCTCCGAAAGCGCTTCGCCGACGGCACGATCGAGAGATCGTCGCCCTCGCCGTCCCCGCCTTCGGAGCGCTCGTCGCCGAACCGCTCTTCGTGATCGTCGACAGCGCCATCGTGGGCCATCTGGGAACGCACCAACTCGCCGGTCTCGCCATTGCGGCATCGCTCCTCCTGACCGCGGTGAGCATCTTCGTCTTCCTCGCCTATGCGACAACCGCCGCCGTCGCCCGAAGGGTCGGCTCGGGCGATCTCCCCGCTGCCATCCGACAAGGCATGGACGGCATCTGGCTCGCGGCGTTCCTGGGCCTGGCCATGGTCGCTCTCACCTTCCCGTCCGCTCCCTGGCTGATCGACGTCTTGGGCGCCTCCGACACGGCCGCCCCCTACGCGATCACCTATCTACAGATCTCCAGCTTCGGCATCCCCGCGATGTTGATCGTCTTTGCCGCCACAGGCGTTCTCCGCGGGCTTCAGGACACCAAGACCCCGCTCTATGTCGCCATTGGAGGCTTCACCGCCAACGCGATCCTCAATGTGGTCTTGGTCTACGGAGCCGGCTGGGGCATCGCGGGCTCCGCCTGGGGCACCGTCCTCGCACAGTTCGGTATGGCCATCGCCTATCTGGCCGTCGTGATACGCGGTGCCCGACGCCACAACGCCTCGCTCAGGCCCGACGCCGCAGGAATCCGGGCCAGCGCCCAAGCAGGAGCACCTCTGCTCATCCGTACGCTCTCGCTGCGCGCGGTTCTGATGATCGCCACGGCCGTGGCCGCCAGGCTCGGCGACACCGACGTCGCCGCCCATCAGATCGTGCTCTCCCTATGGAGCTTGATGGCCTTCGCCCTCGACGCGATAGCCATAGCCGGACAAGCGATCGTCGGCCGCTACCTGGGGGCTGGTGATGCCGAAGGAGCGCGCCAGGTATGTCGTCGCATGGTGCAGTGGGGGGTGGCCTCCGGCGTGGTCCTCGGCATTCTCCTGATGGCCCTGCGTCCCCTCTTCGTCCCGCTCTTCAGCGGTGACCAAGCCGTACACGACACACTCTTCCCCGCACTGCTCGTGATCGCCGTCTCCCAACCCATCGCCGGTGTGGTCTTCGTCCTCGACGGCGTATTGATGGGAGCGGGGGACGGCCCGTATCTGGCCTGGGCCATGCTCGCGACTCTGGCAGTGTTCGCACCCGTCGCCCTGCTCGTCCCGTCCCTGGGCGGCGGACTGACCGCGCTGTGGTGGGCTATGACTCTGATGATGACCATGCGCTTGGTGACCCTCTGGCTGCGCATGCGATCCGGCCGGTGGATTGTGGTCGGGGCGACTCGCTGA
- the rplI gene encoding 50S ribosomal protein L9: MKIILTHEVTGLGAAGDVVDVKDGYARNYLVPRGFAIRWTKGGEKDVAQIRRARKIHEIATIEQANEVKAKLEGVKVRLAVRSGDAGRLFGSVTPADIATAIKSAGGPEVDKRRVELGAPIKTLGSHQVSVRLHPEVAAKLGVEVIAA; this comes from the coding sequence ATGAAGATCATCCTCACTCACGAGGTCACTGGCCTCGGTGCCGCCGGCGATGTCGTCGACGTCAAGGACGGATACGCCCGCAACTACCTGGTCCCGCGCGGTTTCGCGATCCGCTGGACCAAGGGCGGCGAGAAGGACGTGGCGCAGATCCGCCGCGCCCGCAAGATCCACGAGATCGCGACCATCGAGCAGGCCAATGAGGTCAAGGCCAAGCTTGAGGGCGTCAAGGTGCGTCTGGCTGTTCGCTCCGGCGACGCCGGCCGTCTCTTCGGTTCCGTGACTCCGGCTGACATCGCCACGGCGATCAAGTCCGCCGGTGGCCCGGAGGTCGACAAGCGTCGTGTGGAGCTCGGTGCGCCGATCAAGACCCTGGGCTCGCACCAGGTGTCCGTGCGTCTGCACCCCGAGGTCGCCGCGAAGCTTGGCGTCGAGGTCATCGCCGCCTGA
- a CDS encoding serine hydrolase domain-containing protein, with the protein MTAPLTALLPTTERALLHRIAAAQSEGRAPSLTGAVARDGQLVWTGERPFAEGDETGANTQYRIGSITKTFTAVLVMRLRDDGLIDLQDPLEKHLPGTGIGEVTIAQLLAHSAGLGAETPSPWWERSSASLRPGLPDVLGEQPRKHPVGRRFHYSNPGYTVLGSLIEAVRGGSWEEVLQREILEPLALTRTSMEPQAPSAQGWAVHPWADVLLPEPAEDLGLMAPAGQLWSTATDLCRFGAFLAEGDDRVLSAASVREMRTPAVPAESGEWDTTYGFGLQIIRRDGRTLVGHGGSLPGFVAGLWVGVDDGVTAAVLANATSGPLPSLVATDLIQIVAEAEPRLPLPWRPLSEVDQEQLEITGPWYWGTYAFGLQLLPDRVLALQPLTGPGRRARFTDAEDGTWIGQNGYYAGETLRVVRRTDGSIAHLDLGSFVFTREPYEPDTGIPGGVDKQGWRGLPS; encoded by the coding sequence ATGACCGCACCTCTGACAGCACTTCTGCCCACCACCGAACGGGCGCTGCTCCACCGCATCGCCGCGGCACAGTCGGAGGGGCGAGCTCCTTCGTTGACCGGTGCTGTGGCCCGCGATGGCCAGCTCGTATGGACCGGGGAGCGCCCCTTTGCCGAAGGGGATGAGACGGGCGCCAACACCCAGTACCGGATCGGCTCGATCACCAAGACGTTCACGGCTGTTCTGGTGATGAGGCTGCGTGACGACGGGCTGATCGACCTTCAGGATCCATTGGAGAAGCATCTTCCCGGTACGGGGATCGGCGAGGTGACGATCGCCCAACTGCTCGCTCATAGCGCGGGCTTGGGTGCGGAGACTCCGTCGCCATGGTGGGAACGCTCGTCCGCTTCGCTTCGGCCCGGCCTCCCCGACGTCCTCGGGGAGCAGCCGCGCAAGCATCCTGTTGGCCGCCGCTTCCACTACTCCAACCCGGGATACACGGTTCTCGGTTCCCTTATCGAGGCGGTGAGGGGCGGTTCGTGGGAGGAGGTTCTCCAGCGGGAGATCCTGGAGCCACTCGCCTTGACCCGTACGAGCATGGAACCCCAAGCTCCCTCCGCCCAAGGGTGGGCGGTGCATCCGTGGGCCGATGTGCTTCTGCCCGAACCCGCAGAGGACCTTGGACTGATGGCTCCTGCGGGCCAGCTCTGGTCGACCGCCACCGACCTGTGTCGGTTCGGCGCATTTCTCGCCGAGGGAGACGACCGCGTACTCAGCGCGGCATCGGTACGGGAGATGCGGACGCCCGCCGTGCCTGCCGAGAGCGGGGAGTGGGATACCACCTATGGCTTTGGGCTTCAGATCATCAGGCGAGACGGTCGTACGTTGGTCGGTCACGGAGGCTCGCTCCCGGGATTCGTCGCCGGGCTCTGGGTTGGCGTCGACGACGGGGTGACCGCCGCGGTTCTCGCCAATGCGACCTCGGGCCCTCTCCCCAGCCTGGTTGCCACCGACCTCATTCAGATCGTGGCTGAGGCAGAACCGCGTCTTCCTCTGCCCTGGCGCCCGCTATCGGAGGTCGACCAAGAACAGCTGGAGATCACCGGCCCTTGGTACTGGGGGACCTATGCCTTTGGTCTGCAACTGCTCCCCGACCGTGTTCTCGCCCTTCAACCTCTGACCGGGCCTGGTCGTCGGGCGCGGTTCACTGATGCGGAGGACGGAACCTGGATCGGGCAGAACGGCTACTACGCGGGGGAGACCCTGCGCGTAGTGCGCCGGACGGACGGCTCGATTGCCCATCTCGACCTGGGGTCGTTTGTCTTTACCCGCGAGCCCTATGAGCCGGACACCGGGATCCCTGGTGGTGTGGACAAGCAGGGATGGCGCGGGCTTCCCAGCTGA
- a CDS encoding class I SAM-dependent methyltransferase, which produces MSIPLPTGPTQFWEERYRSSERVWSGNPNALLVREISALEPGSALDLGCGEGADSVWLASLGWRVTGVDISPTALERAAYHAAEAGLAERVTFERHELGVTFPEGSFDLVSAQFLQSPVALDQDGVLKQAAEAVAPGGTLLVVMHAGWPTWMEEHEYPFDAAFPTLQDVLAALALPPSWRVETLETVERPSPSPDGKPGTRADNVWRLTRTS; this is translated from the coding sequence ATGTCGATACCGCTGCCCACCGGCCCGACACAGTTCTGGGAGGAGCGCTACCGCTCCAGCGAGCGTGTCTGGAGCGGCAACCCGAACGCACTCCTCGTACGTGAGATCAGTGCTCTGGAACCGGGCAGCGCCCTGGATCTGGGCTGTGGTGAAGGCGCCGACTCCGTATGGCTGGCGTCCCTCGGATGGCGGGTGACCGGTGTGGACATCTCCCCCACGGCACTGGAGCGGGCGGCGTACCATGCCGCGGAGGCCGGTCTCGCCGAGCGGGTGACGTTCGAGCGCCACGAACTCGGAGTGACCTTCCCGGAGGGAAGCTTCGATCTGGTCAGCGCACAGTTCCTTCAGTCGCCTGTGGCTCTGGACCAGGACGGCGTGCTCAAGCAGGCCGCGGAAGCGGTCGCACCGGGCGGTACCCTCCTCGTCGTCATGCACGCCGGATGGCCGACGTGGATGGAGGAGCACGAGTACCCGTTCGACGCCGCCTTCCCCACGCTCCAGGACGTACTCGCCGCGCTCGCGCTCCCACCCAGCTGGCGGGTGGAGACCCTGGAGACCGTGGAAAGACCCTCTCCGTCCCCCGACGGCAAGCCCGGCACCCGGGCGGACAACGTGTGGAGGCTGACCCGCACCAGCTGA
- a CDS encoding dihydrofolate reductase family protein — protein sequence MRKLIYGMNLTLDGFIAAPGDDIGWSVPSDELFQFWSDQLQATDLTLYGRKLWQTMSSYWPTGDQQPGATPAEIEFARRWRDMSKVVFSSTIDKVDWNTRLVTGDAVAELTRLKAEDGGPMDIGGATLAGAAMRAGLIDEYVLATAPVLVGGGTPFFTVLDNWVNLNLVETRTLPGGVILTRYETRH from the coding sequence ATGCGGAAACTGATCTACGGCATGAACCTGACGCTGGACGGCTTCATCGCCGCGCCTGGCGACGACATCGGCTGGAGCGTACCGAGCGACGAGCTGTTCCAGTTTTGGTCCGACCAGTTGCAGGCGACCGACCTGACGCTGTACGGGCGCAAGCTGTGGCAGACGATGAGCTCCTACTGGCCGACCGGCGACCAGCAGCCGGGCGCCACCCCGGCGGAGATCGAGTTCGCGCGCCGCTGGCGGGACATGTCGAAGGTGGTGTTCTCCTCGACGATCGACAAGGTCGACTGGAACACCCGCCTGGTCACCGGCGACGCGGTCGCCGAGCTCACCCGGCTCAAGGCCGAGGACGGCGGCCCGATGGACATCGGCGGCGCGACGCTCGCCGGGGCGGCCATGCGGGCCGGGCTGATCGACGAGTACGTGCTGGCCACCGCGCCGGTCCTGGTGGGCGGCGGCACGCCGTTCTTCACCGTGCTGGACAACTGGGTGAACCTCAACCTGGTGGAGACGCGCACCCTTCCCGGCGGCGTGATCTTGACCAGGTACGAGACAAGGCACTGA